A region of Zootoca vivipara chromosome 15, rZooViv1.1, whole genome shotgun sequence DNA encodes the following proteins:
- the RSKR gene encoding ribosomal protein S6 kinase-related protein: MLKGHGASFMSDASWARGWKNLLSSFGGTLLGLERALAGRNPLKRESGSVVEKLPQLAKEGAERTLPQCISLFLPEFPVQPPMGQRQLKILGFVAKGSFGTVLKVLDCGQEKVFAVKVLPKVEVLRRDSLKQCKEEVSIQKQVSHPFVHCLGDSWQGRSHLFIMCTYCSTGDLYTLWKSVGRFAEAVIRLFATELVLVLGYLHNLGIVHRDVKMENILLDEQGHLKLTDFGLSRHLPWGERAYTICGTLQYMAPEVLSGGPYAHAADWWSMGVLLYALATGKFPVAPEKDHVSMLESVKRYNYIIPGTLSLGLRLLLSELLCQDPHRRLRYLHHFRGHLFFRGMTFDAEMLRKRPVDVVLDLRNPRETPLDSAAAFSDFDCDLVAPSSQPWPG, translated from the exons ATGCTCAAG GGACATGGTGCCAGCTTCATGTCGGACGCCTCCTGGGCACGGGGCTGGAAGAACCTCCTCTCCAGCTTTGGTGGCACCCTTCTGGGCCTGGAGCGAGCCTTGGCGGGCAGGAACCCGCTGAAGCGAGAGTCGGGGTCTGTGGTGGAGAAGCTGCCCCAGCTGGCGAAGGAGGGGGCTGAGAGGACCCTGCCCCAGTGCATCTCCCTCTTCTTGCCTGAATTCCCAGTCCAGCCTCCAATGGGGCAACGCCAGCTGAAG ATCCTGGGCTTTGTGGCCAAGGGGTCCTTTGGGACAGTGTTGAAGGTCTTAGACTGCGGACAAGAGAAGGTCTTTGCGGTCAAG GTGCTCCCCAAAGTGGAGGTTCTCCGCCGAGACAGCCTCAAGCAGTGCAAGGAGGAGGTCAGCATTCAG AAGCAGGTCAGCCATCCTTTTGTGCATTGCCTGGGAGACAGCTGGCAAGGCCGTAGCCACCTCTTTATTA TGTGCACATATTGCAGCACTGGGGATCTGTACACCCTTTGGAAGTCGGTGGGGCGTTTTGCCGAAGCCGTCATCCGCCTCTTTGCTACGGAGTTGGTCCTGGTGCTTG GCTACCTCCACAATCTGGGCATCGTCCACCGGGATGTCAAG ATGGAAAATATTCTTCTGGATGAACAAG GTCACCTGAAGTTGACTGACTTTGGCCTCTCCCGCCACCTGCCCTGGGGCGAGAGAGCCTACACCATCTGTGGGACCCTCCAGTACATGG CCCCGGAGGTCTTGAGTGGCGGGCCGTATGCCCACGCGGCAGACTGGTGGTCCATGGGGGTCCTGCTCTATGCCTTGGCCACTGGGAAG TTCCCGGTGGCCCCCGAGAAAGACCACGTCAGCATGCTGGAGAGCGTCAAACGCTACAACTACATCATCCCAGGCACCCTCAGCCTGGGCCTCCGCCTTCTTCTCAGCGAG CTCCTGTGCCAGGACCCCCACCGGCGCCTTCGCTACCTCCACCACTTCCGTGGCCACCTCTTTTTCCGCGGGATGACCTTCGACGCCGAGATGCTTCGGAAGCGGCCGGTGGATGTTGTGCTGGACCTGCGGaacccccgggaaacccccctgGACTCGGCCGCCGCCTTTTCGGATTTTGACTGTGACCTCGTGGCGCCCTCGAGCCAGCCGTGGCCGGGCTGA